From Pseudonocardia autotrophica, one genomic window encodes:
- a CDS encoding ABC transporter ATP-binding protein, whose amino-acid sequence MSAALEVRDLVVRYGPVTAVDGVDLDLARGEILALLGPNGAGKSSTVEVCTGFRRADAGAVTVLGRNAGDEAVRPRVGVMPQGGGAYPAVRTGEMLHLVASCAANPIDPNHLIDVLGLRPRAGTPFKRLSGGEQQRLALACAVVGRPELIFLDEPTAGLDPQARHLVWDLVRALRRDGVGVLLTTHLMDEAEQLADDVVILDRGRIVAHGSPAQLTAGDQTELRFRARPGMDTAGLDCRLPPGYAASETAPGRYRVQGRIDPAALAAITTWCADQGVMADDVQVVRRSLEDVFLDLTGRELRS is encoded by the coding sequence GTGAGCGCCGCGCTGGAGGTACGCGACCTGGTCGTCCGCTACGGCCCGGTCACCGCGGTCGACGGTGTCGATCTCGATCTCGCCCGCGGCGAGATCCTCGCGCTGCTCGGCCCGAACGGGGCCGGGAAGTCCAGCACCGTCGAGGTCTGTACCGGCTTCCGCCGGGCCGACGCCGGTGCCGTCACAGTGCTCGGCCGGAACGCCGGCGACGAGGCCGTCCGCCCCCGGGTCGGCGTCATGCCGCAGGGTGGGGGCGCCTACCCGGCCGTCCGGACCGGCGAGATGCTGCACCTGGTCGCGTCCTGCGCGGCGAACCCGATCGACCCGAACCACCTGATCGACGTGCTCGGTCTGCGGCCCCGGGCCGGCACCCCGTTCAAGCGGCTCTCCGGTGGTGAGCAGCAGCGGCTCGCGCTCGCCTGCGCCGTCGTCGGGCGCCCGGAGCTGATCTTCCTCGACGAGCCGACCGCCGGGCTGGATCCGCAGGCCCGGCACCTGGTCTGGGACCTGGTCAGGGCGCTGCGCCGGGACGGCGTGGGGGTCCTGCTGACCACCCACCTGATGGACGAGGCCGAGCAGCTCGCCGACGACGTCGTCATCCTGGACCGCGGCCGGATCGTCGCGCACGGCTCACCCGCCCAGCTCACCGCGGGCGACCAGACCGAGCTGCGGTTCCGGGCCCGTCCCGGGATGGACACAGCCGGGCTGGACTGCCGGCTCCCGCCGGGGTACGCGGCGAGCGAGACCGCCCCCGGCCGGTACCGGGTGCAGGGCCGGATCGATCCCGCCGCTCTGGCCGCCATCACCACATGGTGCGCCGACCAGGGAGTGATGGCCGACGACGTCCAGGTCGTACGCCGCAGCCTGGAGGACGTCTTCCTCGATCTGACCGGACGGGAGCTGCGCTCGTGA
- the mptB gene encoding polyprenol phosphomannose-dependent alpha 1,6 mannosyltransferase MptB, producing MVTPEVAPPGRDDSPRRAEPSADPDGPRSGKRPTIRRGLRDQARIARRLGLTGAILMGISALGSGAFPVPNPLNGLRVIGLPARNVTLAIAVTYAGLLMVVTAWLWIARMLTARGAKHPAPERRELGRTALLWGLPLALAPPMFSKDIYSYLAQSATLARGIDPYSIGPAQALGIDDPLTRGIPTIWRDTPAPYGPLFLGLGRVITALSGENVVLGIMEHRILALLGVGLLIWVLPRLAARFDLDAGLVLWLGAANPLVLFHLVSGIHNESIMIPLMLLGLYVMLGPDDTIQPWWKITLGAALLVAAASVKLPALVALGFVGVYLIRRRGGKLVDWVVMTSWLTAVAAVVFSFFSFATGLGFNWLRGLSAPSEILSPMSVSTDIGLIAGQVGRLAGLGDHTDATLTLARGLFAIPIVVIVIVLLLACLRGKVEPITATGAALGAVVLLGPVVHPWYLFWALLPLVATRAMPHYRRAMLLLSAFLALVVPPTGADFIFRGFQLPLALIAAIVMFALSLLVVQRLLRAPSAMEPAPESEPAR from the coding sequence ATGGTGACGCCCGAGGTCGCCCCACCCGGGCGCGACGACTCCCCCAGGCGAGCGGAGCCGTCGGCAGATCCGGACGGCCCCCGCTCCGGTAAGCGGCCGACGATCCGGCGCGGTCTGCGGGACCAGGCCCGGATCGCCCGGCGGCTCGGGCTGACCGGCGCGATCCTGATGGGCATCAGCGCGCTGGGCTCCGGCGCGTTCCCGGTGCCGAACCCGCTGAACGGCCTCCGGGTGATCGGGCTGCCCGCCCGCAACGTCACCCTCGCGATCGCCGTCACCTACGCCGGACTGCTGATGGTGGTCACGGCGTGGCTCTGGATCGCCCGGATGCTCACCGCCCGCGGGGCGAAGCACCCGGCGCCGGAACGCCGCGAGCTGGGCCGCACGGCGTTGCTGTGGGGTCTGCCGCTGGCGCTCGCACCGCCGATGTTCTCCAAGGACATCTACAGCTACCTGGCACAGAGCGCGACCCTCGCCCGCGGGATCGATCCGTACTCGATCGGCCCGGCGCAGGCGCTGGGCATCGACGATCCGCTGACCCGCGGGATCCCGACGATCTGGCGGGACACCCCGGCGCCCTACGGACCGCTGTTCCTGGGGCTCGGTCGGGTCATCACCGCGTTGTCCGGGGAGAACGTGGTGCTCGGCATCATGGAGCACCGGATCCTCGCCCTGCTCGGGGTCGGCCTGCTGATCTGGGTACTCCCCCGGCTGGCCGCCCGGTTCGATCTCGACGCGGGCCTGGTGCTGTGGCTCGGCGCCGCGAACCCGCTGGTGCTGTTCCACCTGGTCAGCGGGATCCACAACGAGTCGATCATGATTCCGCTGATGCTGCTCGGGCTCTACGTGATGCTCGGCCCCGACGACACGATCCAACCCTGGTGGAAGATCACGCTCGGCGCCGCGTTGCTGGTCGCGGCGGCGTCGGTCAAGCTCCCCGCGCTGGTCGCGCTCGGCTTCGTCGGCGTCTACCTGATCCGGCGGCGCGGCGGCAAGCTCGTCGACTGGGTGGTGATGACCAGCTGGCTCACCGCGGTCGCCGCGGTGGTCTTCTCGTTCTTCAGCTTCGCGACCGGCCTGGGATTCAACTGGCTGCGCGGCCTGTCGGCGCCGAGCGAGATCCTCAGTCCGATGTCGGTCAGCACCGACATCGGACTGATCGCCGGCCAGGTCGGCCGGCTGGCCGGGCTGGGTGACCACACCGACGCCACGCTCACCCTGGCCCGCGGCCTGTTCGCGATCCCGATCGTGGTGATCGTCATCGTGCTGCTGCTGGCCTGCCTGCGCGGGAAGGTCGAGCCGATCACCGCCACCGGGGCGGCGCTCGGCGCCGTGGTGCTCCTCGGGCCGGTCGTGCACCCCTGGTACCTGTTCTGGGCGCTGCTCCCGCTGGTCGCCACCCGCGCGATGCCGCACTACCGGCGCGCGATGCTGCTGCTCTCGGCGTTCCTCGCACTGGTGGTGCCACCGACCGGCGCCGACTTCATCTTCCGCGGCTTCCAGCTGCCGCTCGCGCTCATCGCGGCGATCGTGATGTTCGCGCTGTCCCTGCTGGTGGTGCAGCGGCTGCTGCGGGCCCCGTCCGCGATGGAGCCCGCACCGGAATCGGAACCGGCCCGGTGA
- the sufB gene encoding Fe-S cluster assembly protein SufB, producing the protein MTTTPDVRTELTQEETIAALGRYDFGWADSDEAGSIAKRGLSSEVVADISRLKSEPEWMLEFRQKALDIFGKKPMPRWGSDLSGIDFDNIKYFVRSSEKQAATWEDLPEDIKNTYDKLGIPEAEKARLVSGVAAQYESEVVYHSIREDLEEQGVIFLDTDTALKEHPELFREYFGSVIPSGDNKFSALNSAVWSGGSFIYVPPGVHVDIPLQAYFRINTENMGQFERTLIIVDEGAYVHYVEGCTAPIYKTDSLHSAVVEIVVKKGGRCRYTTIQNWSNNVYNLVTKRAKAEEGATMEWVDGNLGSKVTMKYPAVWLMGEHAKGEVLSIAFAGEGQHQDAGAKMVHMAPNTSSTIVSKSVARGGGRTSYRGLVQVNPRAKNSRSTVKCDALLVDTISRSDTYPYVDIRNDDVSMGHEATVSKVSDDQLFYLMSRGLTEDEAMAMVVRGFVEPIARELPMEYALELNRLIELQMEGSVG; encoded by the coding sequence ATGACGACCACTCCTGATGTGCGCACCGAGCTCACGCAGGAGGAGACGATCGCGGCACTCGGCCGGTACGACTTCGGCTGGGCCGACTCCGACGAGGCGGGCTCCATCGCGAAGCGTGGACTCTCCTCCGAGGTCGTCGCCGACATCTCCCGCCTGAAGAGCGAGCCCGAGTGGATGCTGGAGTTCCGGCAGAAGGCGCTCGACATCTTCGGCAAGAAGCCGATGCCGCGCTGGGGCTCCGACCTGTCCGGGATCGACTTCGACAACATCAAGTACTTCGTGCGCTCCTCGGAGAAGCAGGCCGCCACCTGGGAGGACCTGCCCGAGGACATCAAGAACACCTACGACAAGCTGGGCATCCCCGAGGCCGAGAAGGCCCGCCTGGTCTCCGGTGTCGCCGCGCAGTACGAGTCCGAGGTCGTCTACCACTCGATCCGTGAGGACCTCGAGGAGCAGGGCGTCATCTTCCTGGACACCGACACCGCGCTGAAGGAGCACCCTGAGCTGTTCCGGGAGTACTTCGGCTCGGTCATCCCGTCCGGGGACAACAAGTTCTCCGCGCTGAACTCCGCTGTCTGGTCGGGTGGCTCGTTCATCTACGTCCCGCCGGGCGTGCACGTCGACATCCCGCTGCAGGCCTACTTCCGGATCAACACCGAGAACATGGGCCAGTTCGAGCGGACGCTGATCATCGTCGACGAGGGTGCCTACGTGCACTACGTCGAAGGCTGCACCGCGCCGATCTACAAGACCGACTCGCTGCACTCGGCCGTCGTCGAGATCGTGGTCAAGAAGGGCGGCCGCTGCCGCTACACCACGATCCAGAACTGGTCGAACAACGTCTACAACCTGGTCACCAAGCGCGCCAAGGCCGAGGAGGGCGCGACCATGGAGTGGGTCGACGGCAACCTCGGCTCCAAGGTGACCATGAAGTACCCGGCCGTGTGGCTGATGGGCGAGCACGCCAAGGGCGAGGTCCTCTCGATCGCGTTCGCGGGCGAGGGCCAGCACCAGGACGCCGGCGCCAAGATGGTGCACATGGCGCCGAACACGTCGTCCACGATCGTGTCGAAGTCGGTGGCCCGTGGCGGCGGCCGGACGTCCTACCGTGGCCTGGTCCAGGTCAACCCGCGTGCGAAGAACTCCCGTTCGACGGTGAAGTGCGACGCCCTGCTGGTGGACACGATCTCGCGGTCGGACACCTACCCCTACGTCGACATCCGCAACGACGACGTGTCGATGGGTCACGAGGCCACGGTCTCGAAGGTCTCGGACGACCAGCTCTTCTACCTGATGAGCCGCGGTCTGACCGAGGACGAGGCCATGGCGATGGTCGTGCGCGGGTTCGTCGAGCCCATCGCGCGCGAGCTGCCGATGGAGTACGCGCTGGAACTGAACCGGCTGATCGAACTGCAGATGGAGGGTTCCGTCGGATGA
- the sufD gene encoding Fe-S cluster assembly protein SufD gives MTTSDVAGLAPELKGAKEGQGEVPIASAGERFQSFDVDAFEVPGGREENWRFTPMRRLKGLHDGTAAFEGTAAVSVTEAAGVTVEKVGRDDARIGEGGVPFDRVAAAAWSGFGEATLVTLDGEKLDPVTITVEGPGEGVTAAGHLHIRTTPHTQATVVVVHRGSGVLADNTEVVVADGSRLDLVVTEEWNDDAVHVGSEHHSIGRDATLRAITVQLGGDLVRVSSTIGYAGPGGDAELLGLGFADAGQHLEQRLLVDHSVPNCKSNVLYKNALQSDSRDSAHVVWIGDVLIRAAAENTETFEFNRNLVLTEHARADSVPNLEIETGEIVSAGHASATGRFDDEQLFYLRSRGIPEDQARRLVVRGFFGEVLNKITLPELKERLEAAVEAELALTGA, from the coding sequence ATGACGACGAGTGACGTTGCCGGCCTCGCGCCCGAGCTGAAGGGCGCCAAGGAGGGTCAGGGCGAGGTCCCGATCGCCTCCGCCGGCGAGCGCTTCCAGTCCTTCGACGTGGACGCGTTCGAGGTTCCGGGTGGCCGCGAGGAGAACTGGCGGTTCACCCCGATGCGCAGGCTCAAGGGCCTGCACGACGGCACTGCCGCGTTCGAGGGCACCGCCGCGGTCTCGGTCACCGAGGCCGCCGGGGTGACGGTCGAGAAGGTCGGCCGCGACGACGCCCGGATCGGCGAGGGCGGTGTCCCGTTCGACCGGGTCGCCGCCGCAGCCTGGTCCGGCTTCGGCGAGGCCACCCTGGTCACCCTGGACGGGGAGAAGCTCGACCCGGTGACGATCACCGTCGAGGGCCCGGGCGAGGGCGTCACGGCGGCCGGTCACCTGCACATCCGCACCACCCCGCACACGCAGGCGACGGTCGTCGTCGTGCACCGGGGTTCGGGTGTGCTGGCCGACAACACCGAGGTCGTCGTCGCGGACGGCTCCCGGCTCGATCTCGTGGTGACCGAGGAGTGGAACGACGACGCCGTGCACGTCGGCTCCGAGCACCACAGCATCGGGCGCGACGCCACGCTGCGCGCGATCACGGTGCAGCTGGGCGGCGACCTGGTCCGGGTGTCCTCGACGATCGGCTACGCGGGCCCCGGCGGCGACGCGGAGCTGCTCGGCCTCGGTTTCGCCGACGCCGGTCAGCACCTGGAGCAGCGGCTGCTGGTCGACCACTCGGTGCCGAACTGCAAGTCCAACGTGCTCTACAAGAACGCGCTGCAGAGCGACTCGCGCGACTCCGCGCACGTGGTGTGGATCGGCGACGTGCTGATCCGGGCGGCCGCGGAGAACACCGAGACGTTCGAGTTCAACCGGAACCTGGTGCTCACCGAGCACGCCCGGGCCGACTCGGTGCCGAACCTGGAGATCGAGACCGGCGAGATCGTGAGCGCCGGCCACGCCAGCGCCACCGGCCGGTTCGACGACGAGCAGCTGTTCTATCTGCGCAGCCGCGGCATCCCTGAGGACCAGGCCCGCCGCCTGGTCGTCCGCGGGTTCTTCGGCGAGGTCCTCAACAAGATCACGCTGCCGGAGCTCAAGGAGCGCCTCGAGGCGGCCGTCGAGGCCGAGCTCGCGCTCACCGGTGCCTGA
- the sufC gene encoding Fe-S cluster assembly ATPase SufC, translated as MSTLEIKDLHASVETEDGPKEILRGVNLTVSAGETHAIMGPNGSGKSTLAYAIAGHPKYTVTGGEVLLDGENVLEMAVDERARAGLFLAMQYPVEVPGVSMANFLRSAATATRGEAPKLRTWVKEVKEAMAGLDISAEFADRSVNEGFSGGEKKRHEVLQLELLSPKFAILDETDSGLDVDALRVVSEGVNRYRSGGETGVLLITHYTRILNHITPDRVHVFSGGRVVESGGPELADELEKNGYERFTKAAAV; from the coding sequence ATGTCCACCCTGGAGATCAAGGACCTGCACGCCTCGGTCGAGACCGAGGACGGTCCCAAGGAGATCCTGCGCGGCGTGAATCTCACCGTCAGCGCGGGCGAGACGCACGCGATCATGGGGCCGAACGGCTCCGGCAAGTCGACGCTGGCCTACGCGATCGCCGGGCACCCGAAGTACACGGTGACCGGCGGCGAGGTGCTCCTGGACGGCGAGAACGTCCTGGAGATGGCCGTCGACGAGCGGGCGCGGGCCGGGCTGTTCCTGGCCATGCAGTACCCGGTCGAGGTCCCGGGCGTGTCGATGGCGAACTTCCTGCGCTCGGCGGCCACCGCCACCCGCGGCGAGGCGCCGAAGCTGCGCACCTGGGTCAAGGAGGTCAAGGAGGCCATGGCCGGCCTCGACATCTCCGCCGAGTTCGCCGACCGCTCGGTCAACGAGGGCTTCTCCGGCGGTGAGAAGAAGCGGCACGAGGTGCTGCAGCTGGAGCTGCTGAGCCCGAAGTTCGCGATCCTCGACGAGACCGACTCCGGTCTCGACGTCGACGCCCTGCGCGTCGTCTCCGAGGGCGTGAACCGGTACCGCTCCGGCGGCGAGACCGGGGTCCTGCTGATCACGCACTACACCCGGATCCTGAACCACATCACCCCGGACCGGGTGCACGTGTTCTCCGGCGGCCGCGTCGTCGAGTCCGGCGGCCCGGAGCTGGCCGACGAGCTCGAGAAGAACGGCTACGAGCGGTTCACGAAGGCCGCGGCGGTCTGA
- a CDS encoding cysteine desulfurase: MPLIHGTGTAGGHSADSRSAGAALGADAVARIRADFPILARTVREEKPLVYLDSGATSQRPRQVLDAERTFLERHNAAVHRGAHQLAEEATDAYESARARIAAFVGASDDEVVFVKNATEGINLVAYGMGNASIRTGLDAASERFALGPGDEVVVTELEHHANLVPWQELCRRTGATLRWYPVTDDGRIDLDSLELSDRTKVVAFTHQSNVTGAVAPVSELVARAGAVGALTVLDACQSVPHMPVDLHSLGVDFAVFSGHKMLGPSGVGVLYGRRELLEALPPFLTGGSMIEMVRMEGSTYAAPPQKFEAGVPMTSQAVGLGAAVDYLEAIGMDAVAAHEAELTAAALEQLSAIDGVRIIGPASTEGRGGAVSFVVDGIHAHDLSQVLDDTGVAIRVGHHCAWPLHRRFGIVASARMSFAVYNTLDEVEALADGVRAAQKFFGTV, translated from the coding sequence ATGCCCCTCATCCACGGAACCGGGACCGCGGGCGGCCACAGCGCCGACTCCCGTTCCGCCGGCGCTGCTCTCGGTGCCGACGCCGTGGCCCGGATCCGGGCGGACTTTCCGATCCTCGCGCGCACCGTGCGCGAGGAGAAGCCGCTGGTCTACCTCGACTCCGGCGCGACCTCGCAGCGGCCGCGCCAGGTGCTCGACGCCGAGCGCACGTTCCTGGAGCGGCACAACGCTGCCGTGCACCGGGGTGCGCACCAGCTCGCCGAGGAGGCCACCGACGCCTACGAGTCCGCCCGGGCACGCATCGCGGCGTTCGTCGGTGCGAGCGATGACGAGGTCGTGTTCGTGAAGAACGCGACCGAGGGCATCAACCTGGTCGCCTACGGCATGGGCAACGCCTCGATCCGGACCGGGCTCGACGCCGCGTCCGAGCGGTTCGCGCTCGGCCCCGGCGACGAGGTCGTCGTCACCGAGCTGGAGCACCACGCGAACCTGGTGCCCTGGCAGGAGCTGTGCCGGCGGACCGGGGCGACCCTGCGCTGGTACCCGGTGACCGACGACGGCCGGATCGATCTCGACTCGCTCGAGCTGTCCGACCGGACCAAGGTCGTCGCCTTCACCCACCAGTCCAACGTGACCGGCGCCGTCGCGCCGGTGTCGGAGCTGGTGGCGCGGGCCGGTGCGGTCGGCGCGCTGACGGTGCTCGACGCCTGCCAGTCGGTGCCGCACATGCCGGTCGACCTGCACTCGCTCGGCGTCGACTTCGCGGTGTTCTCGGGGCACAAGATGCTCGGCCCGTCCGGCGTCGGTGTGCTCTACGGCCGCCGCGAGCTGCTGGAGGCGCTGCCGCCGTTCCTGACCGGTGGGTCGATGATCGAGATGGTGCGGATGGAGGGCTCGACCTATGCGGCTCCGCCGCAGAAGTTCGAGGCCGGCGTGCCGATGACCTCGCAGGCGGTCGGGCTCGGTGCCGCCGTCGACTATCTCGAGGCCATCGGGATGGACGCGGTTGCCGCGCACGAGGCGGAGCTGACCGCTGCGGCGCTGGAGCAGCTGTCGGCGATCGACGGGGTCCGGATCATCGGTCCGGCCTCGACCGAGGGCCGCGGGGGAGCGGTGTCGTTCGTCGTGGACGGCATCCATGCCCACGACCTGTCGCAGGTGCTCGACGACACCGGCGTCGCGATCCGGGTGGGGCACCACTGCGCGTGGCCGCTGCACCGGCGCTTCGGGATCGTCGCCAGCGCCCGGATGTCGTTCGCGGTGTACAACACGCTCGACGAGGTCGAGGCGCTGGCCGACGGCGTCCGGGCCGCCCAGAAGTTCTTCGGGACGGTGTGA
- the sufU gene encoding Fe-S cluster assembly sulfur transfer protein SufU, with the protein MQLQQMYQEIILDHYRDPHGSGLRDPYDAETHHVNPTCGDEVTLRVKIDGDTVQDVSYETLGCSISQASVSVLHDLVVGRPVGEAWKIMTSFQEMAQGRGKVEPDEDVIGDGVAFAGVARYPARVKCALLGWMAFKDAVSRTDATIDTTDAASTTEGSPA; encoded by the coding sequence GTGCAGCTGCAGCAGATGTACCAGGAGATCATCCTGGACCACTACCGCGATCCGCACGGGTCCGGCCTGCGCGACCCGTACGACGCCGAGACCCACCACGTGAACCCGACCTGCGGGGACGAGGTCACGCTGCGGGTCAAGATCGATGGCGACACCGTTCAGGACGTGTCCTACGAGACGCTCGGCTGCTCGATCAGCCAGGCGTCGGTGTCGGTGTTGCACGATCTCGTCGTCGGCAGGCCGGTCGGCGAGGCATGGAAGATCATGACCTCGTTCCAGGAGATGGCACAGGGCCGTGGCAAGGTGGAGCCGGACGAGGACGTCATCGGTGACGGCGTCGCGTTCGCCGGTGTCGCCCGCTACCCGGCCCGGGTGAAATGTGCTCTCCTGGGTTGGATGGCGTTCAAGGATGCGGTCTCCCGCACCGACGCGACGATCGACACCACCGACGCGGCATCAACGACGGAGGGATCTCCGGCATGA
- a CDS encoding metal-sulfur cluster assembly factor: MSDTTEQQATEQDTDVVRGAAGMPEPPAAPTEGASQDQLEEAMKDVVDPELGINVVDLGLVYGIDRDGDTAVIDMTLTSAACPLTDVIEEQTRSALTSGPDGGLVSDIRINWVWMPPWGPEKITEDGREQLRALGFRV, from the coding sequence ATGAGCGACACGACCGAGCAGCAGGCCACCGAGCAGGACACCGACGTCGTCCGCGGCGCGGCCGGGATGCCCGAGCCGCCGGCGGCCCCGACCGAGGGTGCCTCGCAGGACCAGCTCGAAGAGGCGATGAAGGACGTCGTCGATCCCGAGCTGGGGATCAACGTCGTCGATCTCGGCCTCGTCTACGGCATCGACCGGGACGGCGACACGGCCGTCATCGACATGACCCTCACCTCGGCGGCCTGCCCGCTGACCGACGTGATCGAGGAGCAGACCCGCTCCGCGCTCACCTCCGGTCCGGACGGTGGGCTGGTCTCCGACATCCGGATCAACTGGGTCTGGATGCCGCCGTGGGGGCCGGAGAAGATCACCGAGGACGGCCGCGAGCAGCTGCGCGCCCTCGGCTTCCGGGTCTGA
- a CDS encoding arylamine N-acetyltransferase family protein: protein MTSNPAVTPIAAAVPPTRSETAPAAGGGESDPAAGDGGSRPDVAAYLDRIGVAPGPPDTALLRRIVRAHVATIPFENLDPFTGTEPPVDRADIVGKLVHGRRGGWCFENNRLLHDMLGDLGYRVTPLVGRVRLGVADGDPPTMRTHRLTLVEAGDPAEGTATTAPTAGFFVVDVGFGGTVPSEPLRLVSGTVQPTAHAEHRYRSDGAGGWAQQRRGGGDWLTQYTFDLTPVPDIDYAMGSWYLTHHPASHFRNGLIAAYSGPDRRATLAGNRYTLRHTDGRTEERELSTPARVIRALEDEFGIDTSGVSGLEQRIRTVHFG from the coding sequence ATGACGAGCAACCCGGCGGTGACGCCCATCGCGGCGGCCGTGCCGCCGACCCGATCCGAGACCGCACCGGCCGCCGGAGGCGGCGAATCGGACCCGGCCGCCGGAGATGGCGGGTCGCGTCCGGACGTGGCGGCCTACCTCGACCGGATCGGCGTCGCCCCCGGCCCGCCGGACACGGCGCTGCTGCGCCGGATCGTCCGCGCGCACGTCGCGACGATCCCGTTCGAGAACCTGGATCCGTTCACCGGCACCGAGCCGCCCGTCGACCGGGCAGACATCGTCGGCAAGCTGGTGCACGGGCGCCGCGGCGGCTGGTGCTTCGAGAACAACCGGCTGCTGCACGACATGCTCGGCGACCTCGGTTACCGGGTCACCCCGCTGGTCGGACGGGTCCGGCTCGGCGTGGCCGACGGTGATCCACCGACGATGCGCACGCACCGGCTCACCCTGGTCGAGGCCGGAGATCCCGCCGAGGGCACAGCGACCACAGCACCCACTGCGGGCTTCTTCGTCGTCGACGTCGGCTTCGGCGGCACGGTGCCCTCCGAGCCGCTGCGGCTGGTCAGCGGCACCGTCCAGCCGACGGCGCACGCCGAACATCGCTACCGGAGCGACGGCGCGGGCGGCTGGGCCCAGCAGCGGCGCGGCGGCGGGGATTGGCTGACCCAGTACACCTTCGACCTGACGCCGGTGCCCGACATCGACTACGCGATGGGCTCCTGGTACCTCACGCACCATCCGGCGTCGCACTTCCGGAACGGGCTGATCGCCGCGTACTCCGGCCCGGACCGGCGGGCCACCCTGGCCGGGAACCGCTACACCCTGCGCCACACCGACGGCCGCACCGAGGAACGGGAACTCAGTACGCCGGCCCGGGTGATCCGGGCGCTGGAGGACGAGTTCGGCATCGACACCTCGGGCGTCAGCGGCCTGGAGCAGCGCATCCGCACCGTCCACTTCGGCTGA
- a CDS encoding adenylate/guanylate cyclase domain-containing protein, translating to MSDEPAPGPRPLPDPAQIDWSEIEGPVLDEFILGAPREFTRDELVEATGLDPEESGRLWRALGFPDPAPDERVFTRVDLEAARKVVDLTREWLPEHGPREAVARAIAQSLSRLAEWQVGMLAQVAAAHVGELTPLAAARLAAEVLPELESLQSYVWRRHLAATAVRWTAGAQRSDGELISADTWPLSVGFADMVGFTRTTRRRSMAELGEMIERFSDVTNEVIANGRGRIIKTVGDEVLFATEHPADAAAIALGLRDRVRIEPSLPPLRIGIAHGMVLARYGDVYGEVVNVASRLTSEARPDTVLVDREMHESLRDDPRFDLRRIATLHTRGYTHLRAWALRGARER from the coding sequence GTGTCCGACGAGCCCGCCCCCGGCCCCCGGCCGCTCCCCGATCCCGCGCAGATCGACTGGAGCGAGATCGAGGGCCCCGTCCTCGACGAGTTCATCCTCGGTGCTCCCCGCGAGTTCACCCGGGACGAGCTCGTCGAGGCCACCGGGCTCGACCCGGAGGAGTCCGGCCGGTTGTGGCGGGCACTCGGATTCCCCGATCCCGCCCCGGACGAGCGGGTCTTCACCCGGGTCGATCTCGAGGCCGCGCGCAAGGTCGTCGACCTCACCCGCGAGTGGCTGCCCGAGCACGGGCCCCGGGAGGCCGTCGCCCGGGCGATCGCGCAGTCGCTGTCCCGGCTCGCGGAGTGGCAGGTCGGGATGCTCGCGCAGGTCGCGGCGGCGCACGTCGGCGAGCTGACCCCGCTGGCCGCCGCCCGGCTCGCCGCCGAGGTCCTCCCCGAGCTGGAGAGTCTGCAGTCCTACGTGTGGCGGCGGCATCTCGCGGCGACCGCGGTCCGGTGGACGGCGGGCGCCCAGCGCTCCGACGGTGAGCTGATCTCCGCCGACACCTGGCCGCTGTCGGTCGGCTTCGCGGACATGGTCGGGTTCACCCGTACCACCCGCCGCCGCTCGATGGCCGAGCTCGGCGAGATGATCGAGCGGTTCAGCGACGTCACCAACGAGGTCATCGCGAACGGCCGCGGCCGGATCATCAAGACCGTCGGCGACGAGGTCCTGTTCGCGACCGAACATCCCGCCGATGCCGCGGCGATCGCGCTCGGGCTGCGGGACCGGGTGCGCATCGAGCCGTCCCTGCCGCCGCTGCGGATCGGGATCGCGCACGGGATGGTGCTGGCCCGCTACGGCGACGTCTACGGCGAGGTCGTCAACGTCGCCTCCCGGCTCACCTCGGAGGCCCGGCCGGACACCGTGCTCGTGGACCGGGAGATGCACGAGTCGTTACGCGACGACCCCCGCTTCGACCTGCGGCGGATCGCCACCCTGCACACCCGCGGCTACACCCACCTGCGCGCCTGGGCGCTGCGCGGCGCACGGGAGCGCTGA
- a CDS encoding universal stress protein → MPAYQTIVVGTDGSSTSFAAVERAAGVAADSGATLVIVSAYTPASREDTAAAEDALKDEAYLVTGWTPAEEALREAADRAAAAGARKVTTHAEDGAPVDVLRKAVKDNKADLLVIGNRGLNTFSGRLLGSVPADATRRAGVDVLVVHTT, encoded by the coding sequence ATGCCCGCTTACCAGACCATCGTCGTCGGGACGGACGGCTCGTCGACCTCGTTCGCGGCCGTCGAGCGCGCGGCGGGTGTGGCCGCCGACAGCGGCGCCACCCTCGTCATCGTGTCCGCGTACACCCCGGCCAGCCGCGAGGACACCGCCGCCGCCGAGGACGCGCTCAAGGACGAGGCCTACCTGGTCACCGGCTGGACGCCCGCCGAGGAGGCGCTGCGCGAGGCAGCCGACCGGGCGGCCGCAGCCGGCGCCCGGAAGGTGACCACGCACGCCGAGGACGGCGCGCCGGTCGACGTGCTCCGCAAGGCGGTCAAGGACAACAAGGCGGATCTGCTGGTCATCGGCAACCGTGGCCTCAACACGTTCTCCGGGCGGCTGCTCGGCTCGGTCCCCGCGGACGCCACCCGCCGCGCCGGGGTGGACGTGCTCGTCGTGCACACCACCTGA